A region of Takifugu flavidus isolate HTHZ2018 chromosome 2, ASM371156v2, whole genome shotgun sequence DNA encodes the following proteins:
- the csnk2a2a gene encoding casein kinase 2, alpha prime polypeptide a isoform X2 — protein sequence MPGSTPASSKARVYTDVNTQKNREYWDYDAHVPNWSNQDNYQLVRKLGRGKYSEVFEAINVTNNEKVVVKILKPVKKKKIKREIKILENLRGGTNIIRLVDTVKDPVSRTPALVFECINNTDFKELYQKLTDYDIRYYMYELLKALDYCHSMGIMHRDVKPHNVMIDHQLRKLRLIDWGLAEFYHPAQEYNVRVASRYFKGPELLVDYQMYDYSLDMWSLGCMLASMIFLKEPFFHGQDNYDQLVRIAKVLGTDELFGYLHKYHIELDTRFKDLLGQQTRKRWEQFIQSENQHLVSPEALDLLDKLLRYDHQQRLTAAEAMQHPYFYPVVKEHANTNTDGTKAISSSNAT from the exons ATGCCTGGATCCACGCCAGCCAGCAGCAAAGCTCGGGTCTACACCGACGTCAACACACAGAAGAACAGAGAGTACTGGGATTATGACGCACACGTGCCCAACTGGAG CAATCAAGACAACTACCAGCTGGTTCGTAAACTGGGTCGAGGGAAGTACAGCGAAGTGTTTGAGGCCATAAATGTGACCAATAacgagaaggtggtggtgaaaATCCTCAAG CCcgtcaagaagaagaagatcaaaCGGGAGATTAAAATCCTTGAAAACCTGCGAGGAGGAACCAACATCATCCGACTGGTGGACACGGTCAAGGACCCGGTG TCCAGAACACCAGCGCTTGTCTTTGAGTGCATCAATAACACAGATTTTAAG GAGCTTTACCAGAAGCTGACGGATTACGACATCCGATACTACATGTACGAGCTGCTGAAG GCTCTGGACTACTGCCACAGTATGGGCATCATGCACCGGGACGTGAAGCCCCACAACGTGATGATCGACCACCAGCTCAGAAAG CTGCGTCTCATAGATTGGGGTTTGGCAGAGTTTTACCATCCCGCTCAGGAATACAACGTCAGGGTGGCGTCGCGTTATTTCAAAGGCcctgagctgctggtggattATCAG ATGTACGACTACAGTCTGGACATGTGGAGCCTCGGCTGCATGTTGGCCAGCATGATTTTCCTGAAGGAGCCGTTCTTTCACGGCCAGGACAACTATGACCAG CTGGTCCGAATTGCAAAGGTCCTCGGCACGGACGAGCTCTTTGGTTACCTGCACAAGTATCACATAGAACTGGACACACGCTTCAAAGACCTGCTGGGACA GCAAACAAGGAAACGCTGGGAGCAGTTCATCCAGTCGGAGAACCAGCACCTGGTCAGTCCGGAAgctctggacctgctggacaaaCTGCTGCGTTACGACCACCAGCAGAGGCTGACGGCGGCCGAGGCCATGCAGCACCCGTATTTCT ATCCTGTTGTGAAGGAACACGCCAACACCAACACAGATGGAACAAAGGCCATAAGCAGCTCCAACGCAACATGA
- the csnk2a2a gene encoding casein kinase 2, alpha prime polypeptide a isoform X1, whose amino-acid sequence MISVKSTRYLAALHATLPINILLRGFTRSLILALSVCSTAASGQFDTLQQGARASKTDGKQRTAGVLEPRVVESHCAAFQYRADKYSEGGEGPERNASEPAMPGSTPASSKARVYTDVNTQKNREYWDYDAHVPNWSNQDNYQLVRKLGRGKYSEVFEAINVTNNEKVVVKILKPVKKKKIKREIKILENLRGGTNIIRLVDTVKDPVSRTPALVFECINNTDFKELYQKLTDYDIRYYMYELLKALDYCHSMGIMHRDVKPHNVMIDHQLRKLRLIDWGLAEFYHPAQEYNVRVASRYFKGPELLVDYQMYDYSLDMWSLGCMLASMIFLKEPFFHGQDNYDQLVRIAKVLGTDELFGYLHKYHIELDTRFKDLLGQQTRKRWEQFIQSENQHLVSPEALDLLDKLLRYDHQQRLTAAEAMQHPYFYPVVKEHANTNTDGTKAISSSNAT is encoded by the exons ATGATATCGGTGAAATCCACGCGTTAT CTGGCGGCTCTTCACGCCACCCTGCCCATCAACATCCTCCTCAGGGGCTTCACACGCTCGCTCATCTTAGCTCTGTCAGTCTGCTCGACTGCTGCCTCAGGCCAGTTTGACACCCTGCAGCAGGGGGCACGAGCATCCAAAACTGATGGTAAGCAGCGCACAGCGGGGGTGTTAGAGCCGCGTGTGGTGGAGAGTCACTGCGCCGCCTTCCAGTATCGAGCTGACAAGTAttcagagggaggggagggtcCTGAACGCAACGCCTCAGAGCCAGCGATGCCTGGATCCACGCCAGCCAGCAGCAAAGCTCGGGTCTACACCGACGTCAACACACAGAAGAACAGAGAGTACTGGGATTATGACGCACACGTGCCCAACTGGAG CAATCAAGACAACTACCAGCTGGTTCGTAAACTGGGTCGAGGGAAGTACAGCGAAGTGTTTGAGGCCATAAATGTGACCAATAacgagaaggtggtggtgaaaATCCTCAAG CCcgtcaagaagaagaagatcaaaCGGGAGATTAAAATCCTTGAAAACCTGCGAGGAGGAACCAACATCATCCGACTGGTGGACACGGTCAAGGACCCGGTG TCCAGAACACCAGCGCTTGTCTTTGAGTGCATCAATAACACAGATTTTAAG GAGCTTTACCAGAAGCTGACGGATTACGACATCCGATACTACATGTACGAGCTGCTGAAG GCTCTGGACTACTGCCACAGTATGGGCATCATGCACCGGGACGTGAAGCCCCACAACGTGATGATCGACCACCAGCTCAGAAAG CTGCGTCTCATAGATTGGGGTTTGGCAGAGTTTTACCATCCCGCTCAGGAATACAACGTCAGGGTGGCGTCGCGTTATTTCAAAGGCcctgagctgctggtggattATCAG ATGTACGACTACAGTCTGGACATGTGGAGCCTCGGCTGCATGTTGGCCAGCATGATTTTCCTGAAGGAGCCGTTCTTTCACGGCCAGGACAACTATGACCAG CTGGTCCGAATTGCAAAGGTCCTCGGCACGGACGAGCTCTTTGGTTACCTGCACAAGTATCACATAGAACTGGACACACGCTTCAAAGACCTGCTGGGACA GCAAACAAGGAAACGCTGGGAGCAGTTCATCCAGTCGGAGAACCAGCACCTGGTCAGTCCGGAAgctctggacctgctggacaaaCTGCTGCGTTACGACCACCAGCAGAGGCTGACGGCGGCCGAGGCCATGCAGCACCCGTATTTCT ATCCTGTTGTGAAGGAACACGCCAACACCAACACAGATGGAACAAAGGCCATAAGCAGCTCCAACGCAACATGA